The window ATCAAGACGTGCCTTGATTTTCCCTgccagtttcataatgaacctaaaatattttaagcttctcattttcaaacacaggactttcaaacAGGACACCACTGTTTGTGtcttaaagtgatatttttaaGTTCTGTTACTGATGTCTGTGACGTGTTTTTGTacatatagttttatttttacttagtttacttacttattttaagcccaaccatgatgtttgtTCTAAACCAAGctaagtggttttttttttgcctaaaccccCCGTTAGTGAGTGAATATACAACATTACATGTTTACTCCGACCGTAGTGAAGCTGCTTTTTTGTGGTTGATGCGCTGGGATACAGTGCGTTAGAAAGTGACGCCAATGGTCCTGACCAACGTCAGTTTGTGACCAGTTGGGATTGAGAACGCTTTGTCTGAAACACTTAGTTTGTTTGAGTCTAAATCTGTtggaaaatagtaaaaactATGATTTGAAGCCAGGGCTCTAGATTGAAGGAATTATATAATGCTGTATTGGCTTTTGGGATCAAATAATGCGGTTTAAATGGATTTCACATTTGTCCTTAAGGAGCTGAATATCtgtattttgtcaaaatgtatGCCATAAGCATTAACACAGCCAAAACAATCGAAATACTAAAAAGCCAAAAAATGTCCCTAACGAGGGTTAAGATTTGATCCGGGGTCAGTGAGGTTCCATACCTTAGCTAGCTTTTCTGGCTCCTCCTTGACACATCTCTGGTAAATCTCCAGGCAGAGGGAGGACAGCTCCCCCCCTCCACTCAGGACGTGGTGTCTGCGGGCGGGGAGGGGCGTGCCCGATGGAAGGAGAACAGTGAACACCTCTGCTCCGGATTCATCCACCTCCTGCAACGGCCACACACCACCGAGTCGGAGAGTGAAGATCAGAACCCACCGTTTATAAATCAGTTAGAGTAATCTCATCTAAtcaaaaatgattcatatagCCCATCTTTGTTGGGATTTAAATTAACCAGTTTACCTTCACTAGTATGTCGGTGGCAGAAACGTCCACTGTGACAGACTCTTCCTCTGGGGAAAGGCCCTCCTTCCCAACCAGCAAGCCGGCCTCCATGGCTGCTCCCATAGCAATGACTTCATCCGGAGGTGCTGAACTCAGGAGCTCCACATCTGGAAACATCTCGCGGATCATCTGCTGAAGACGAGGGATCCTGCCTGAGCCCCCGCAGAGAACCACCTAAAAACACACCCATCACATAAAAAACGTTTCATCACTGATAGATCctaagcttttattttctcattcaaTATCTCATCAACATCTATAATTGCAGTCGGATCGTTTCAAACAACGGACAAGAAATAAAGCACaaactgctgtaaaaaaaacaaaaaaaactccccTCATACACCGTACCTTGTTAATGTCACTGGTGGATACTCCCGCCTTCTCAAGAAGGGGTCTGATTGGCTGGATGCTCTTGTTGAAgagggaggagcagagcagCTCAAACCGAGCTCTGAGAAAACACAACGCGGTCGTCATGTTGGTTAAGACTGCATGTCAATACAATGAGAATTTATGCTAACAATAAATGCACTTGTAAAGGTGAAACATCACAATGCATGTCTTAGCAAATCAGTTGGTGTGTTCCTGCCACATTCACTCAGTTGCATCTATCAGCGCCTTGGTCTTCAGTAGGGTTTGGGTTTTGGTATTTGAAGCAGTTTCTTGTTTCAAAGCAAATTTCCCACAgtgtttcactttcatttacatATATTCAAGATTGGAGCAgatttttgtttgtgcttttataaaaaaaaataaaaaatagaaaagatgtAGACGGATTACAATTACTAGTTctttgtaaaaacacaatattaaaaagGTACAATATCTTGCTTATTCCGTCACTTTTGGTTTGCCTTCATaccaaatatgcaaataaagacaaactatAAACGCAGAAATGTGGACAttatgtgtgtggctgtgtcaTCATCCAAACACAAGCATCATTTCGCACATTCGCGTTGCCAGATTTGAActtggagcagcagcagtacccatgtaaattacattaattgagccagttttttttttaactgtattatGTTTGCTGGAGCAGAAACTTAATTTCACATTGGGATACCTCTTAGCACAAAGAATACTCATGATGAAGTGTAAAGTTCAAACTCTCCTACTTTGTGATAACTTGCACTGTACGGTGATGCTGTTCCCCATTTACTGCTTTATAGGACAGTAATGGGGACATTTCCACCCATTGAAagcattccccccccccctaaCGTTAGGGGCTATGTGAGAGACTTCTGTCGTGAAGTGTTGTAATATGTGCATGTTAAAACATAGTTCTTTTAAATATCAGCTCAACAGTTCACCTGGAGACGTTGCATTCAAAGTCGATGCCGTCGTGCAGCGAGTCGACAAAGCAGTTGGCCGACCCCAGTGAGGACAGAGAGTGTTTGGCCATGTCTGCTCCGTTCATCAGTTTCATCATCGCCCTGGCGTTAGTGCTCACGTCGTGCTTAAAGGTGCtgcacagcaaacacacagaaacacaacatgaGCGTGGCTGGCAGGAGTCAAATATATAAACAAGCCATGGAACACATCCTGTGGGTGCAGATGTGCGTAAGTGAATCAGGCTAAAACATGATAGATCATACAGTTGACTCATCGCTCTCTAAAGCGGTTTGtttcaacacaaaacataaaaactttcATAACGGGAGGATTTATTGCATGACTGTTGTATAAGACTTATTGGTTTACCCAGCTGTACATTATGAAATGGCAAGTGACAAACAGGAGTAAGGCAATGTACTACTGtggatgcattttattttgtacactatatttaggatattttcacctctttacctttcaGAGCGGGAACTCAAGCTGTTATCTACGTGCTCTTCAAAAGGGCACcggactcctttgacaaaaacacaaattttaccTCACACataacacaggagttgctggtctgcGCATCGATTGGTTCGTTAGAGtcattgtgtgactttggtgaatttcaactaacctttttaaaaacagcaaagtcacacaataacacaaactaaccGATCGAGGCAGCAGTAGACTAGCAACTCCAGTGTTCTGTGAGGTTAAATAACtgttttgtcaatggagtctcgATAACGCAtagataacggcttcagttccccgtcaTAAAGGGCTGTTTGACGACGAGGtaaagatgtgaaaatattctaaatgtggCATACACtttcatttacatacatttggcTGCTGCCCCCATACACAGCaatacattgctttgctcccgtTGGTACTCATGTCTGTTTCTCAAAACTCCATCTACTATAGGCAAAACACTGACTATAGAGAACTTCTTCATACAACAACTTTGATATAGGTGTGTAACACATCATAGAAAACGGCTTCAgggagcagcagaaaaacacagtggCTACCGTTTGAATTCGGCGGCGAGGTGCTGGGCCAAAGCCTCGGTGAAGCTCTCTCCTCCGATGCTGTGGTCGGTGTGGGTGTTGAGGACCCGGAACATTCCTCCGTTGACCTGCAACACCGTCACACTCAGGGACGTCCCGCCCAGTTTATACACCAGGACGTGGCTGTCGAAGCAGATACATGAGTGCACATGGTTAAGAGTGGATACATTTTGATGTCATAATTAAGTTAACACGTCAAccgcggcagcagcagcagcataccTCTTTCCTGAAGAACACTCCTGTCCTATGTTATAGGCCAACAGAGCGGCAGCAGGCTCGTGGATCAGCCTCAGTACGTGGAAGCCTGCAGCTTCAGCTGACTCCCTGCACAAAGCAAACGCAGTGGTtagaattaatttaaattcactCTCTCATAAAGAAATAGGACAGCTGCAGTGTGTTGTGATGGGGCCTACCTCAAAGCGCGCTTCTGAGCATGTCCAAACTCAAAAGGGACGGTGATGACCGCCTCAGTGACATCGGAGCCGAGAGCTGACTGGGCCGTTTCTGTGAGAGTGGGAACGATCGAGATCAGCTTACTGATTTGCCacaaagcgtgtgtgtgtgtgtgtgtgtgtgtgtgtgtcaaactaCCTTTCATTTTGTGGAAGATGAGTTTTGCAACGTCCTCTGGAGCAACATACTCTGGGCGTTCTCCCGCTGTGATCTCATAATAAAGCTTCTCCTGTCTGTTGACCATCTGAACACAGCAACCAATGCTTTACCAGTACAGTCAGTCCATGTGGGCTCAACAAGTTGTTTCAAAACTTGACATGAACACCATCAGagaaatgaatgttaatgtgcGGAACAAAATCCATGTTGTAAAGCAATCAAACTCACCTGACACTTGGTCTCTGTTTTGTGGGCTTGTGTCTCTGCATCGTCGAAGCTGCacattgagagacagaggagggaatCTATAAGTTGCTCTGAACACCTCAGTTATATCCTTTTGATATCATAGTAATCATGACATGACTGCCTCCTCAAGCATTCAGCCTACTAATTCAAATGTGAAAGCTCAAGAGTTCTCAGAAATGACATTGTATGAGACACCCGTTACATTTTTGGTGACCAAAGAGCAGTCACTGAACAAATGTAACTTGTTACATGAAGGAACTCTAGACAGACGCTGCCTGAAGGAAAGCTCCAGCATCAGTGTTACTATGCACTTAAAAAGGGATAGTTGTGATTTTtagaagtggggttgtatgaggttcttctccatagtcagtgtatagtttgtagaaacagacaaagtatcagcacaggagcaaagtaacgctctgctgtggacgtatttcagacacctaaaagaatcaagTTTAAGTGTACGTTATATTtagaatacaaaaaatataaaacactaaCACTAAAGACATACAATAACACCAACAAACTAACCAATGACTTAatgcagcagtagaccagcgattcctgtgttctgagaggtaaaattaCGTTTTTGTCAACGGTGTCTCGTGACTTAAAGGAGAgtatagataacagcttcattTTTTTAGGGGTCTAAAATATGTCAGCAGCAGTACActgctttgctcctgtgctgaTACTCccgtctgtttctccaaactccatctactgtagtaatacactgactatggatgaGCACCTCATAAAACCCCATCAGAACTGTCCTTTATAACCATTTTTCTGCCTATAATTTAGATTTGAACAAGTGAGCCAAGCTATAATGCTCCCGTGTCCCCCATAGCTTTAAGATTTGCAAACAAGACAGTATAAAGTGAGTCACCTTCTCCCCAGCACTTGTTTCACTTTAACAACTGTGTTGGCAGCGTTGCGGACCCGTCCTTGCTTTGCTGCGATGCCGACAATCTGCAGAAGATAGAAATTCAGCAATAAGCAGACTGACAAATAAACAGCTATAAGGCCAAATGTTAGCCACTCGGTGAGGGAGCTAAAGCTGTCAATAATTGGAATGAAGATTTGCTTTTACGGAGGAGAGATGTCGAGTAACGTGATGATGTCACCCACTCTGGCAGAACACAACGATATAATTTATATGTGCgaggtctaaaaaaaaaagcatgaagcTTCAACTGCGGTTACCTCAAAGACTATGACAGCCATGATAACTGACGCAAAGAGAAATGAAGTGGATGTTGTACCTGCTCGGTGGCTCTGTAGCCCACCACAGCTGGAGTCACTCGGTCACCTGCGTCATTAGCCACCACATCAGCACGCCCATCctgagaaacaacaaaaaaaaccacagacacacacacatcatttcagttgcaaactatttttttgttaaaagtttTTCTGAGGCGCTTCAGCATCTTGTCAGGAACCTGCTTGCCTCCCTGTGGAGCGGTTCTGGCACATCCGACAGGGAGGAGGCCACTGATGACCAGGTACCTGAGAAGACTACATATCCCTTGAGGCCTGGGGACACTTTGGATCCCTTGGAAAGAGCTGGAGGCTCCGGATTGCTAGGGATTAAAATGTAGGAGTTTACCTCGCTTTATGCTGCAACTGTCAGGTAGAGATGCATAACTGACACCTAATAGATTGATGGCTAACGTTATACAATATATTCatttgtaatgaaaataataattagtagcAGCTCCAATACCTACATAATATCATCAATACTTTGTTGTGGAACTACAGGTAGGATGTAGGGTTGTCTCTAGTCAAGCCACAATTTCAGGTTTGGACTAGATCAATCATTCTTAATGGTTCTCTGTAGCCGTTATAAGAAGCCTAATTCACTTCCAGAACTAAGTTTGTTTGTCCCTTCACaatccaataaataaatcaccagAACCTACAGTGTTTCTTGCATGTACACTTTTAACAGCAAGCATCAGGAAGAGATGCACTAAACATACAGTTAGTGTGCATGTCAGCAGCAGTTTAGGCTGATGTTGGGGTTTTAAAACTGGGTTTCAAGTGAGTCCCAGTAAAGTGTTATAAAAACACTGGGGTCACAGGAAGCATTACAACTAAAGCTTTCCTGAAGGTTCGACTTTAGTCAatggctttaaaatgttttaggaAAACGTTAGGCCTacttcagttcagttcagaTGTTGGCAGGTCCCCACAGATATCTAGAACTGTATTTAGACTAACGTTACAGAATCAGATTCATCGTACTCGCAGCTAACGTCACAGTTTGTCAGCATGTTAACAACTCGCGTTACTTCAGAGGGATTTTGGAGTTGAGGCCAAAAACCCCGAACTATTTCctggagcagaagaagaaggggagCAGGGGAGAGGCCGGTAGAATTCACCTGAGCCTAACTCACCTTAAATATGGCAGCGCAAGCGCAAGTATAACCGAAGTGGACTCCTATGGCAGCCATGCTGGAAAGAACGCGCAGGGCTGAGCACCGCGCGCATGCGGCCCTTGTTCCGCTTCCAGGAACAACTTCCGGTAGAAGGTTTTTCAGAACAAAAGCGTCTAACTGTTATGAACCCGCGGAACTCTGAAGCTGAATAATGATTATTGGATAACATTTTATATCATTTGGTGTACTAAAGCTGCCTTCATAATAAATGGATgcaatcaatacatttaatttttctatttctctgcgtgcatatctatttattttcatattaaccTGCACATGTAATACTTGaggatttctttctttattattttattcatttacttaTTGAGTCACTTATCTATTGATTAGTCCTccataatagaataataaattaTAGTATACATACGTTATATAacatactattaataataataataataatacgtattattattgttattattaatgacaatattactattattgtcAATCATATTGTGGTTGTCGGTATTATAAAGAAGCAGAATAATTTCAAACACAGTAAACATGTATAAATCGTAAATCTTGTCTCGAAGAATTTATCAAGATATTTTATACCTGCCGAAATCCACTGGTGGAAGATGTATTCACACCTTTTAagttataacaaaaaaagaaataccccATAACGCGTGAAAGACCTGCATTCAGAATCTTACTTATGTCAAAGTACAGGTAGTTCACGGAAATGTACTTGAATTATCAAACATATTGTAAATGCTCCTGTGAGTGCTGCATCATTCAATTATTTCGTTATGCTATAGTTGGTGGAGCTTAATCTATATTTACCACTGGTATAATCTGTAAAGTATTTCATTTCAGttacttttaattaaagttttaagCCAATGGGATCCATAACCACGCGATGACGTCAGTCCCGTAGTCGATGTGGGTGCTGCAGGAGCCGGACTGCTGGCTGGGACACCATGTAGCTAATAATAACCACCCACGCCACCATGTCGGTGTTGTCCCTTGCctttctgctgcttttcagAGGGTTTACTTTTTCTGCTGCAGGCAACTGTGAAGGTTAGACAGCATGGTGTGAACAGACGTTATAGTGTGGCTATGGTTTACCAACACTAAGCTGTGCAACAAGTTCTTATCTGAAACAGGTTCTTATCTGAAACAGCAAAATCAGCTGTGCATGACTTGCAGCAGCACAGCTCTCCCACCATAATCTGTCCTGCATGTGTGGACGAAATTGGAGGTGCAACCCAACACAAATTTACAAATATTTGAGTCAGAATATAGCTGCGGAATCTAAAATTACAGACAGACCCAATAGGCCAAAtgttcagattaaaaaaatatatatatgtacataaatgtattagttcattaaaatgtattaatttattataactgtattaataagaatacaaatatatCTCAGAGTAGCCAGGTTAACACACtgttaaatatacttttttccacaaataaTCAGAGCTGATGAGCAGCTTGTTTACTAACAGTGAACTggtctgcagtgtgtgtggaCTTTCTCCACAGACTGTATGGCAGTCTGACCTCAGCCCACAGAGAACTCACTCCGTccctggtggaggaggagctgatccAGGCCTGCACTGTTGCCCAGGGGAAGGAGGCAAGGCTGGTgagaacacagacacaaacaaggaaacacaatgacaaagacTCAGATCATTTCTACCATGTGATCATGTTGACAGAGACATGCATTCTTACAATATGGGCAACAACTTGCCCATTATCATCAATCTCTTGACCGCCAAGGCACAAGCAGCCATTGCTCTATATTTTTACCTATGTTTCTAAACTTACaaacatttcattgtcttccttttccttccatttcttacTTTGAGCGAGATCCCTCTCCCTTGCGTCTCCAAAGTAAGAGTTTGGGGTCAATATCCTTAATTATCCAATAGTTCTCATTTGTGTAAAAAACATTGTAATCTACAGTTGAATATGAAAAGCAATGTAAGAAATGTAAGAATGGTAAACAATGTGTGGGACTTGTTTCAAAGACTGTAAACCCTCAATAAAAGCTGAGGCTAATGTGAGACTTCGGTTGTCTGCCTAAacaaatttgtgtgtgtatatacagcgggtaaaataagtatttttaataaccattttcagtaaatatatttccaaaggtgctattgacatgaaattttcaccagacatttcatgtcaataacacctttagaaatatatttactgagaaaaatggtgacgtgttcaatagctattttacccgctgtatatatatatatatatatatataatatatatgtaaagtcTGGAGTCTATCTGCAGTCTCATAGGCTACAAGACATACTCGCTTTACATTACAATTCACACCCACTTTATTACGTGACACGCCCCCCGGAGATCATTTCTGGGATTATCATATTTAGCATAACCCACACCTTGATCTTTGCCCTTAACCTAAACACCTAGTTTTGGCTTCTAAAACTAACTATGT is drawn from Anoplopoma fimbria isolate UVic2021 breed Golden Eagle Sablefish chromosome 23, Afim_UVic_2022, whole genome shotgun sequence and contains these coding sequences:
- the hspa14 gene encoding heat shock 70 kDa protein 14 encodes the protein MAAIGVHFGYTCACAAIFKDGRADVVANDAGDRVTPAVVGYRATEQIVGIAAKQGRVRNAANTVVKVKQVLGRSFDDAETQAHKTETKCQMVNRQEKLYYEITAGERPEYVAPEDVAKLIFHKMKETAQSALGSDVTEAVITVPFEFGHAQKRALRESAEAAGFHVLRLIHEPAAALLAYNIGQECSSGKSHVLVYKLGGTSLSVTVLQVNGGMFRVLNTHTDHSIGGESFTEALAQHLAAEFKRTFKHDVSTNARAMMKLMNGADMAKHSLSSLGSANCFVDSLHDGIDFECNVSRARFELLCSSLFNKSIQPIRPLLEKAGVSTSDINKVVLCGGSGRIPRLQQMIREMFPDVELLSSAPPDEVIAMGAAMEAGLLVGKEGLSPEEESVTVDVSATDILVKEVDESGAEVFTVLLPSGTPLPARRHHVLSGGGELSSLCLEIYQRCVKEEPEKLAKIVLRDLQPREENHDIDTVVTMKRDGSVHVSCVEQSSGRPEVVTIAAAS